From a region of the Nonlabens sp. Hel1_33_55 genome:
- a CDS encoding DUF3095 family protein gives MENSKHFYANLKAENAAVRKILRRESAFVNVPNDWHVVVADVQNSTAAVNKGLHNNVNLAATGSVATVMNIAKVKLKDEEIPYFFGGDGVTFLTHQDIVETVITALKTYKTHVKENLHLILKVGSMPVSEIYEARNKISIAKCEINDFLNIPVLIGNGLKFAERQIKDNFETLQGNTDYLKNIDLKGMECRWEEIAPRNKENQVVCLLALCSDEAQQATTYAEIMDIIHLVFGDLKERQPITTTRLKLNATVDKIRKEMMARLGKEDMGYLMKNWLITYFGTFYFKFFKEGKQYLSKVSQLSDTIMFDGTLNTVMEGSPSQIESLRNYLDMMEREGRITYGIHTTYASVMSCYVQDRKNNHVHFVDGTEGGYTSAAVIFKNKLGLSGLTPAIG, from the coding sequence ATGGAAAATTCCAAACATTTTTACGCAAATCTGAAAGCAGAAAACGCTGCGGTTAGAAAAATACTAAGACGTGAAAGCGCTTTTGTGAATGTGCCTAACGACTGGCACGTGGTGGTAGCAGATGTTCAAAATAGTACGGCTGCGGTAAACAAAGGGTTGCATAACAACGTGAACCTTGCGGCGACCGGTAGTGTAGCTACCGTTATGAATATTGCAAAAGTGAAATTGAAGGATGAGGAAATCCCCTATTTCTTTGGCGGTGATGGCGTGACTTTTTTGACCCATCAAGATATTGTCGAGACTGTTATTACGGCACTTAAAACCTATAAAACACACGTCAAGGAAAACCTACATCTCATTTTGAAAGTAGGAAGTATGCCTGTTTCAGAAATTTATGAAGCTCGCAATAAAATTAGCATTGCAAAATGCGAAATCAATGATTTTCTCAATATTCCGGTACTTATTGGAAATGGACTCAAGTTTGCAGAGCGCCAGATCAAGGATAATTTTGAAACTCTACAGGGTAACACAGATTACCTAAAGAATATTGATTTAAAAGGCATGGAATGCCGCTGGGAAGAAATAGCACCCAGAAATAAAGAAAATCAAGTGGTTTGCCTACTGGCATTATGTTCTGATGAAGCACAACAGGCAACGACCTATGCAGAGATCATGGACATCATTCATTTGGTTTTTGGAGATCTCAAAGAACGCCAGCCCATCACCACTACCCGATTGAAATTGAACGCAACCGTCGATAAAATCAGGAAAGAAATGATGGCACGATTGGGCAAGGAAGATATGGGTTACCTCATGAAAAACTGGTTGATTACCTATTTTGGCACGTTCTACTTCAAGTTTTTCAAAGAAGGAAAACAATACCTGTCTAAAGTGAGCCAGTTATCTGACACCATCATGTTTGACGGTACACTCAACACCGTGATGGAAGGAAGCCCTAGCCAGATCGAATCCCTGCGCAACTATCTGGATATGATGGAGAGAGAAGGTCGCATCACTTATGGGATTCACACAACCTATGCATCTGTAATGAGCTGCTACGTGCAGGATCGCAAGAACAATCACGTTCATTTTGTGGACGGTACTGAAGGTGGTTACACATCTGCCGCGGTGATTTTCAAGAATAAATTGGGTCTAAGCGGCCTGACACCTGCTATAGGCTAG
- a CDS encoding ligase-associated DNA damage response DEXH box helicase — protein sequence MNKKELFHIAEDFFQQQGWEAFPFQKKTWEAFLAGKHGLLNAPTGSGKTYALWVAIVLNYIKNNPDYKTKPTKGLKAIWITPLRSLSNEIAQTSQRFVDGIGLPFTVGIRSGDTPTKERAAQMKNMPDLLITTPESLHLLLASKDHQKFFGNLNAIVVDEWHELLGTKRGVQMELGISRLLGLSKELRVWGISATIGNLEQARQVLLGVDETRFRESVLIKANLKKEIEVKSIIPESMDKFPWRGHLGLHLMKEVVEIINSSKSTLIFTNTRAQCELWFQGLMTNFPELAGEVAMHHGSINKETRIWVENAIRNESLKACVCTSSLDLGVDFAPVETIIQVGGPKGVARFLQRAGRSGHRPGETSVIHFLPTHALELIEASALQKAVSTQAVEDRLPYILCFDVLIQYLCTLAVSGAFYPKEIYPEVKNTFCYASITEDEWDWCLRLIVHGSSSLQSYDEYKRVTVEEDGKYVITDRKVAMRHRLQMGTIVTATDVTVKYVTGGYIGSIEEYFISKLSRGDVFVFAGRTLEFIRLKGMVAQVRNSSRKRAQVSNWQGSKLPLSAQLGELLREEMINFQTGKKRTPEVKALRDIIIRQQRESIIPQRDQFLIETFKTREGYHAVFYPFEGRFVHEAMAGVIAYRISLLKPITFSLAFNDYGFEILSDQEFDMQEVLDNNLLTPEMLSQDLQSSMNATEMARRKFRDIAVISGLVFTGYPNKLIKTKHLQNSSQLLFEVFRDNEPENLLFRQAYTETFEQAIEEYRLFDALERIQNQEIVWKACQKPTPFSFPIITDRLREKLSSEKLADRIKRMQLQWE from the coding sequence ATGAACAAAAAAGAACTCTTCCATATCGCCGAGGATTTTTTCCAACAACAAGGTTGGGAAGCGTTCCCTTTTCAGAAAAAGACTTGGGAAGCTTTTCTGGCAGGTAAGCATGGACTGCTCAACGCACCTACAGGTAGCGGGAAAACCTATGCGCTTTGGGTGGCGATTGTTCTTAACTACATCAAAAACAATCCAGATTATAAAACTAAACCAACAAAGGGTTTAAAGGCGATATGGATCACGCCGCTGCGTTCTCTTTCTAATGAAATTGCGCAAACTTCCCAACGATTTGTTGACGGCATAGGTTTGCCTTTCACGGTTGGAATTCGCTCTGGAGACACACCTACTAAAGAGCGCGCGGCACAAATGAAAAACATGCCAGACCTGCTCATCACGACTCCTGAAAGTCTGCATTTGTTGCTGGCGTCAAAGGACCATCAAAAGTTTTTCGGTAATCTCAATGCTATTGTTGTGGATGAATGGCACGAACTGCTGGGCACCAAGCGTGGCGTGCAAATGGAACTTGGGATTTCGCGGTTGTTAGGTTTGAGCAAAGAACTTCGGGTTTGGGGAATCAGTGCGACGATTGGCAATCTAGAACAAGCCCGTCAGGTGTTGCTGGGAGTTGATGAAACACGCTTTCGCGAAAGCGTACTTATCAAAGCAAATCTGAAAAAAGAAATTGAAGTCAAGTCGATTATTCCTGAATCCATGGACAAATTCCCGTGGCGTGGACACTTGGGATTGCACTTGATGAAAGAAGTTGTCGAAATCATCAACAGCAGTAAATCCACACTCATTTTCACCAACACGAGAGCGCAATGTGAGCTTTGGTTTCAAGGCCTGATGACTAATTTTCCTGAACTCGCTGGCGAGGTTGCCATGCATCACGGTTCTATCAATAAGGAAACGAGAATATGGGTCGAGAATGCGATTCGCAATGAGAGTTTAAAGGCATGTGTTTGTACTTCTTCCTTAGATCTGGGCGTTGATTTTGCGCCAGTAGAAACCATTATACAAGTTGGCGGACCAAAAGGTGTCGCCAGATTCTTGCAACGTGCCGGTCGTTCTGGTCATAGACCTGGCGAGACGAGTGTGATTCATTTTTTACCTACCCATGCACTGGAATTAATTGAAGCTAGCGCGCTTCAAAAAGCAGTTTCCACACAAGCTGTGGAAGATCGACTGCCCTACATTTTGTGCTTTGATGTCCTCATACAGTATTTATGTACGCTGGCAGTATCAGGCGCATTCTATCCTAAAGAAATTTATCCTGAAGTCAAAAACACTTTTTGCTATGCCAGCATTACAGAGGACGAATGGGACTGGTGTTTGAGATTGATCGTGCATGGTAGTTCATCGCTGCAGTCATATGATGAGTACAAACGCGTAACTGTTGAAGAAGATGGAAAATACGTCATTACAGATCGTAAAGTAGCCATGCGTCACCGCCTGCAAATGGGTACCATTGTCACTGCCACAGATGTCACTGTAAAATATGTAACTGGCGGTTACATAGGTTCTATTGAAGAATATTTTATAAGCAAGCTATCGCGTGGTGATGTTTTTGTATTTGCTGGTAGAACGTTAGAGTTTATAAGATTGAAAGGAATGGTAGCTCAAGTACGCAACTCTTCCCGCAAGCGAGCTCAAGTGTCCAACTGGCAAGGTAGTAAGTTACCATTGAGCGCCCAATTGGGCGAATTGCTACGGGAAGAAATGATCAATTTCCAGACGGGTAAAAAGCGAACTCCAGAGGTAAAGGCACTGCGTGACATTATTATTAGGCAGCAGCGAGAAAGCATCATCCCGCAGCGTGATCAATTCTTAATTGAAACTTTTAAAACCCGCGAAGGTTACCATGCGGTATTTTATCCGTTTGAAGGCCGGTTTGTTCACGAGGCGATGGCTGGCGTGATTGCCTATCGTATTAGTTTATTGAAACCAATCACGTTCTCATTAGCATTCAACGATTATGGTTTTGAAATCTTGAGTGATCAGGAATTTGATATGCAGGAAGTGCTGGACAATAATTTACTCACTCCAGAAATGCTGTCGCAAGACTTGCAATCCAGCATGAATGCTACTGAAATGGCGCGAAGGAAATTCCGGGATATTGCGGTGATTTCTGGTTTGGTATTTACGGGTTATCCCAACAAGCTGATCAAGACCAAACACCTTCAAAACAGCAGCCAGTTGTTGTTTGAAGTATTCCGCGACAATGAACCAGAGAACTTACTGTTCCGTCAGGCGTATACAGAGACGTTTGAACAGGCCATTGAAGAATACCGATTATTTGATGCTTTGGAACGTATCCAGAATCAAGAAATCGTCTGGAAAGCATGTCAAAAACCTACGCCGTTTTCGTTTCCTATTATCACGGATCGATTAAGGGAAAAACTAAGTAGCGAAAAGCTCGCCGACCGTATCAAACGGATGCAGCTGCAATGGGAATGA